CAGGGCCGGCGCGTACTGTGCATGATCATAGGCACTGCcggtttttgtatattgcgtttaaacactcTCCTTCCCACGTAATGTGTGCTAACAAAATAAGCTTATTTAAACCGCACACACCACGTCACATCATATCGCACCACAACCAGGACCACACAGCACCAGCACACACCACGATACGGCGCTACACAACCCGACACGGGACTCGTAATCTGCGCATGTGAATAAATATACACCTCGGCGCacccgcagggcaccagccggccggcccactactataCCGTGTGGGATGGCTCCCAGTTCAGCGCGGACGATCTGCAGGagctcagcttctacctgtgccacacatactcccggtgtgcaaggagcgtgagcatcccggcccctgtgtactacgcgcacctggccgccttccgcgcaaaacagcacatcgccagcaagctggacacgtCCGGCGTTGTCAGGGAGTCGTCTGGGGGCTGCGGGGACgcagtgttgaccactgcccaatacgtgggggccgtcaaggtgctgcagacactgcaggcctccatgtacttcgtgtaatagaggaggttctccgctgcccctgcattccggttacggtgagccCGGAGGCgtaccactgacgtcatacccaacagttcttTAGAAAAGCCCTTTTGAAAGGGCAAATGTTTAAAGGCCtttgcagggagggtgttacATAGGGTATAGGGACGTTATTATGAGCGCAGTTTTCTTCATATATTTTAAGATTCTACTACagcgatcaatatatccgcaaccTCCCgccagcaggcttgcattttttttgctattaatgtttttgctgccgtccaaagcgttcctcattggttttctatgacagacttaactgctcgatgcgagcgatggaaacactataaaacgAAAGTTTTTccacatatcggaagaatggaccgtgAATATTTCTATACCGGTATCGTACAGTTTcccaattttcaaaatatttgtccaacaatgttggacatgtgcgcaaAACGTAGAGGACCATATATACGTGACACGCAGTGGACATCTTCTCTCGTCCATCTTGCCGTCGCACTGTCGTGTGTTCAAAGCGCAGGTGAAGCGGCATGCATGGGATCGATGTTAAAGGGCGCCGCTTCACGAATGCCCTACAGGAACATTTATTTAATGCGTTTGGTTGTAGTGAGAGACGACTTAACTGCTAAGCgctgctccgcccacattcagggccgctGCTTCGAATTTCTCCACGACGAAAAAAAGTAGTCGGTTGTAAATTATTtttttgttacctaaacaagaagtttACCACCAGAAGAAATTAAATACGCGAGAATTTTGATCCAAATTCTATGATCAAAATTTAAGGTTGTTCAATTTGGTTCATTGTAAGCTACACATGTATGACACCGGCGCTACAAAACAGGGACATGAACACACAGCGCCTGCCCTGTGTTGTGTGGCTTTCAGGTGCTTGTTTAATTGCGCTCAGTTCACCTGTGCATCTTCTATGAGCGCATAACCTAAATTTTGCGTCGAATGTACATGCGCCTAATACGTTTTTTTGTACTCTTAACAAAATGCTATTGACCAGTGTTTGGcgatattttcttctttttttcgctgCCTGTGCCTCTGCTTGCTATACTCATATATGCTGTATATAGGgcaggcagagaagaacctgaACTAAATTTAACTGGATTTGTGCAGCTTGAGAGCATTTCGCAGCTGCACAAAAATGCTATTCAACTTTAGAAAACCGCAGCCTTCGTGACGTTCAAC
The genomic region above belongs to Amblyomma americanum isolate KBUSLIRL-KWMA chromosome 9, ASM5285725v1, whole genome shotgun sequence and contains:
- the LOC144105337 gene encoding protein argonaute-2-like isoform X7: MTQVSAIRLACAEMSPTETYEPPLTFIVVQKRHHVRFMPANDRDGVGKFRNVPPGTTVDSVVTHPLDFDFFLWSHFGIQGTSRPAHYYTVWDGSQFSADDLQELSFYLCHTYSRCARSVSIPAPVYYAHLAAFRAKQHIASKLDTSGVVRESSGGCGDAVLTTAQYVGAVKVLQTLQASMYFV